One window of Equus quagga isolate Etosha38 chromosome 4, UCLA_HA_Equagga_1.0, whole genome shotgun sequence genomic DNA carries:
- the TSN gene encoding translin, with protein sequence MSVSEIFVELQGFLAAEQDIREEIRKVVQSLEQTAREILTLLQGVHQGAGFQDIPKRCLKAREHFGTVKTHLTSLKTKFPAEQYYRFHEHWRFVLQRLVFLAAFVVYLESETLVTREAVTEILGIEPDREKGFHLDVEDYLSGVLILASELSRLSVNSVTAGDYSRPLHISTFINELDSGFRLLNLKNDSLRKRYDGLKYDVKKVEEVVYDLSIRGFNKETAAACVEK encoded by the exons ATGTCTGTGAGCGAGATCTTCGTGGAGCTGCAGGGCTTTTTGGCTGCCGAGCAGGACATCCGAGAG gaAATCCGAAAAGTTGTCCAGAGTTTAGAACAAACAGCTCGAGAGATTTTAACTCTACTGCAAGGGGTCCATCAGGGTGCTGGGTTTCAGGACA TTCCAAAGAGGTGTTTGAAAGCTCGAGAACATTTTGGTACAGTAAAAACACATCTAACATCTTTGAAGACCAAGTTCCCTGCTGAACAGTATTACAG GTTTCACGAGCACTGGAGGTTCGTGTTGCAGCGCTTGGTCTTCTTGGCAGCGTTTGTTGTGTACTTGGAGTCAGAAACGCTAGTGACTCGAGAAGCGGTGACAGAAATTCTTGGCA ttgagCCAGATCGAGAGAAAGGATTTCATCTGGATGTAGAAGATTATCTCTCAGGAGTTCTCATTCTTGCTAGTGAACTG TCAAGGCTGTCAGTCAACAGTGTGACTGCTGGAGACTACTCCCGGCCCCTTCACATCTCCACCTTCATCAATGAGCTGGATTCCGGTTTCCGCCTTCTCAACCTGAAAAATGACTCCCTGAGGAAGCGCTACGACGGCTTGAAGTATGATGTGAAGAAAGTAGAGGAGGTGGTCTACGATCTCTCCATCCGGGGCTTCAATAAGGAGACGGCAGCGGCTTGTGTAGAGAAATAG